A window from Nitrospira sp. ND1 encodes these proteins:
- a CDS encoding bacterioferritin, which produces MKPAKPQVSIIKDVQTIRERARQHIEEGAMTFDYKADRETVIKLLNEALATEIVCVLRYRRHYFMAEGMNAESVKSEFLAHAGEEQAHADQLAERIVQLGGEPNLSPEGLADRSHSEYIEGENLEDMIKEDLVAERIAIESYRDMIAFVGSDDPTTRRLLEEILMKEEEHAEDLVSLLK; this is translated from the coding sequence ATGAAACCGGCCAAGCCCCAGGTGTCGATCATCAAGGATGTGCAAACAATCAGAGAACGCGCGCGTCAACATATCGAAGAGGGAGCGATGACGTTCGACTACAAAGCCGATCGGGAAACCGTCATCAAATTATTGAATGAAGCGCTGGCCACCGAAATCGTCTGCGTGCTGCGGTATAGACGGCACTATTTCATGGCAGAGGGCATGAACGCGGAAAGCGTGAAGTCTGAATTTCTGGCCCACGCAGGCGAGGAGCAGGCGCATGCGGATCAGCTGGCCGAACGTATCGTCCAACTGGGCGGTGAACCGAACCTTTCACCGGAGGGCTTGGCCGACCGCAGCCATTCCGAATATATCGAGGGTGAGAATCTAGAAGACATGATCAAGGAGGATCTGGTGGCGGAGCGAATCGCGATCGAGAGTTATCGGGACATGATCGCCTTCGTCGGCAGCGATGATCCGACCACGCGCAGGTTGCTGGAAGAAATTCTGATGAAAGAAGAAGAGCATGCCGAAGATCTGGTCAGTCTCCTGAAATGA
- a CDS encoding PRC-barrel domain-containing protein, producing the protein MALHTGRRLLAASTIEGTPVQNQAGEDLGEINELMIDLEKGRIAYAVLSFGGFLGLGDKLFALPWEALTMSAGGDFFILNVSRERLEQAEGFDKDRWPDMADTAWGERLHTYYGYKPYW; encoded by the coding sequence ATGGCGTTACATACAGGGCGACGATTGCTGGCGGCTTCTACGATAGAGGGCACACCCGTACAGAATCAGGCGGGAGAAGATCTGGGAGAGATCAATGAACTGATGATCGATCTCGAAAAGGGACGCATTGCTTATGCGGTGCTCTCGTTCGGCGGCTTTCTTGGGTTGGGCGACAAACTGTTCGCACTTCCCTGGGAGGCCCTGACGATGTCCGCGGGGGGAGATTTCTTCATTTTGAACGTGTCCAGGGAACGGCTGGAACAGGCCGAAGGGTTTGATAAGGATCGTTGGCCGGATATGGCGGATACCGCCTGGGGTGAGCGCCTCCACACCTATTATGGCTACAAGCCCTACTGGTGA
- a CDS encoding response regulator transcription factor gives MKPRVLIADDHTLVAEGVEKLLEHDFQLCGRVADGRALVRAVEKEKPDIALVDIALPLLNGLDACRQIKKSTPEVKLLVLTMHGEQYFVTEAFRAGVSGYVLKQSVAEELVFAIKEVLKGRLYVSPSVAENLVEQALNPAEPGPARSATSNDKLSARQREVLQLIAEGQSTKEIASTLNVSIKTVEFHKTRIMKQLGVHSTAELTKHAITIGLIAMPQQPTVPGPHV, from the coding sequence ATGAAACCAAGAGTTCTCATCGCCGACGATCATACGCTCGTTGCTGAAGGTGTCGAAAAACTCCTGGAGCATGACTTCCAGTTATGCGGCCGGGTTGCGGACGGCCGGGCCCTCGTGCGAGCCGTCGAGAAAGAGAAGCCGGACATTGCGCTGGTAGACATCGCGCTTCCCCTGCTCAATGGGCTCGATGCCTGCCGCCAGATCAAGAAATCCACCCCGGAAGTCAAGCTGCTGGTGCTCACCATGCATGGCGAGCAGTATTTTGTCACGGAGGCGTTTCGCGCCGGCGTGTCCGGTTATGTGCTGAAGCAGTCTGTCGCGGAAGAGTTGGTGTTTGCGATCAAGGAAGTGCTGAAGGGGCGACTGTACGTCTCCCCGAGTGTGGCGGAAAATCTGGTCGAGCAGGCGCTGAATCCTGCTGAACCGGGCCCGGCACGTTCCGCAACGTCGAACGACAAGTTGAGTGCGCGCCAGAGGGAAGTGCTTCAATTGATCGCGGAAGGCCAATCCACCAAGGAGATTGCATCGACTCTGAACGTGTCGATCAAGACCGTCGAGTTTCACAAGACCCGCATCATGAAACAACTCGGCGTCCACAGCACTGCCGAACTCACCAAACATGCCATCACGATCGGCTTGATCGCGATGCCGCAGCAGCCGACTGTCCCCGGGCCTCACGTCTGA
- a CDS encoding methyltransferase domain-containing protein translates to MSARGTFVSILAWPLKGLVRTILGPSLYQQVRVTFLGEQSGLGLDWRWANSLRRPHPIRRDFGWQAGQPIDRYYTEQHFLPACRADIRGRVLEIGDDRYTRQFGAEKVTVSEVLHLHPDTPGATICADLTKADHIPSDSFDCIILTFTLQFIFDVRAAIRTVARILNPGGVALLVFPGITQISRYDMDNWGEFWRFTSLSARRLFEEVFRPDDVTVTTYGNVLAATASLQGLISSELRREELDHWDRDYELVIGLRAVKR, encoded by the coding sequence ATGAGTGCACGCGGAACCTTCGTGTCGATCCTCGCATGGCCGTTGAAGGGACTCGTCAGGACGATCCTGGGCCCTTCCCTCTATCAGCAAGTGCGAGTCACGTTCCTCGGTGAACAGTCAGGATTGGGACTCGACTGGCGGTGGGCAAATTCTCTGCGCCGCCCGCATCCTATCCGTCGGGACTTCGGTTGGCAGGCGGGACAACCGATCGATCGGTATTATACCGAGCAGCACTTTCTACCGGCCTGTCGCGCGGATATTCGCGGCAGGGTGTTGGAAATCGGAGACGATCGATATACCCGGCAATTCGGTGCGGAGAAGGTCACGGTGTCGGAGGTCCTCCATCTTCACCCCGACACTCCCGGCGCCACGATCTGCGCGGATCTGACCAAAGCGGATCACATCCCCTCCGACAGTTTCGATTGCATTATTCTCACCTTCACCCTGCAATTTATCTTCGATGTGCGGGCGGCGATCAGGACTGTGGCACGCATTCTCAACCCCGGGGGCGTCGCCCTGCTGGTGTTTCCCGGTATCACCCAGATCTCCCGCTATGACATGGACAATTGGGGGGAGTTCTGGCGCTTCACCTCCTTGTCGGCACGAAGGCTGTTCGAAGAAGTTTTTCGGCCCGACGATGTGACGGTCACCACCTATGGCAATGTCTTAGCCGCGACAGCAAGCTTGCAAGGACTGATCTCCTCGGAATTGCGTCGCGAGGAATTGGACCATTGGGACCGGGATTATGAATTGGTGATCGGCCTGCGTGCAGTGAAGCGATAG
- a CDS encoding CBS domain-containing protein, with protein sequence MKHEGPRTMEEARARRDRSSLYLESTLDEQLGLLPGEARKVKSAMSSAVTVASPKTSLKEAMSMMTSLNVPVVVVYDGRRLVGMLTDRDIGLNRRVQEAPQDAPISGFMRTSVPCCLEDDLLADAISVMHGSQSDWLPVMNRHEQLVGVLSVHAS encoded by the coding sequence ATGAAACACGAAGGTCCTAGAACAATGGAGGAGGCCAGGGCGAGACGAGACCGGTCCAGTTTATACCTGGAGTCCACGCTGGATGAGCAGTTGGGGTTGCTCCCGGGCGAGGCTCGGAAGGTGAAGAGCGCGATGAGCTCCGCGGTTACGGTGGCCTCTCCTAAGACAAGTCTGAAGGAGGCGATGTCGATGATGACCTCGCTTAACGTGCCGGTCGTCGTGGTGTATGACGGCAGACGGCTGGTCGGAATGCTCACTGATCGAGACATCGGCTTGAACCGCCGAGTGCAGGAAGCCCCTCAAGATGCCCCCATTTCTGGATTCATGAGAACGTCTGTGCCCTGCTGTCTGGAAGATGATTTGCTGGCGGACGCGATTTCGGTCATGCACGGGTCGCAGTCGGACTGGTTACCGGTGATGAATCGCCACGAACAGCTGGTCGGAGTGCTTTCCGTCCACGCCTCCTAG
- a CDS encoding NAD(P)/FAD-dependent oxidoreductase codes for MQRVVIVGGGFGGLAAARALEGAAAQVVLVDRVNHHLFQPLLYQVATAALSPADIAWPLRTLFRGQQNIRITLGEVTKIDRAARCVLLSETAPIPYDRLILAPGARHAYFGHEDWEMHAPGLKTIPDALELRERMLMAFEQAQQAGDAQRASDYLTFVIVGGGPTGVELAGALMEIGRRAMAPDFPVLHRAEFRVILIEGGGRILEAFPPDLSGKAQMALEALGVTVMVNCRVHDVTGHGVLAGAQFIRTANVLWAAGNIASPILRSLDVPLDQTGRVRVERDLSLPGDPWTFVIGDAAHCESPEGRALPGVAPVAMQEGCYVAGLIAHDIRKEHRRFFRYRDRGMLATIGRAKAVARFGPVSSSGLVAWLAWSFIHIFFLIGFRNRFRVMVEWIWYYITFKPGARLIYGKPRGLREEGAGEANGLP; via the coding sequence ATGCAGCGTGTGGTGATCGTCGGGGGAGGGTTCGGGGGCTTGGCTGCTGCCAGAGCGCTCGAAGGGGCGGCGGCTCAAGTTGTACTCGTGGATCGCGTTAATCACCATCTCTTTCAGCCGCTGCTCTACCAGGTCGCGACTGCGGCGTTGTCACCGGCTGATATCGCCTGGCCGCTCCGGACGCTGTTTCGAGGACAGCAGAACATCCGGATTACGCTGGGGGAGGTCACCAAGATCGATCGAGCGGCGCGTTGCGTCCTGCTCTCCGAGACCGCGCCGATTCCCTATGACCGACTGATCCTGGCGCCTGGTGCGCGACATGCCTACTTTGGCCATGAAGATTGGGAGATGCATGCCCCGGGGCTGAAAACCATTCCCGATGCCTTGGAGCTTCGCGAGCGGATGTTGATGGCCTTTGAGCAGGCCCAACAGGCGGGTGACGCGCAGCGTGCGAGCGACTATCTCACCTTCGTCATTGTCGGAGGCGGGCCAACCGGAGTCGAGCTGGCCGGCGCGCTTATGGAGATCGGACGGAGGGCGATGGCGCCGGATTTTCCGGTGTTGCATCGGGCGGAGTTTCGGGTGATCTTAATCGAGGGTGGAGGCCGCATACTCGAGGCTTTCCCGCCTGATTTGTCCGGGAAGGCGCAGATGGCATTGGAGGCGCTCGGGGTCACCGTCATGGTGAACTGCCGGGTCCATGACGTAACCGGGCACGGGGTCTTGGCCGGCGCGCAATTCATTCGAACCGCCAATGTGCTCTGGGCAGCAGGGAACATCGCGTCGCCGATATTGCGATCGTTGGATGTGCCGTTGGATCAGACCGGGCGCGTCCGCGTCGAGCGAGATCTCAGTCTGCCGGGTGATCCGTGGACGTTTGTCATCGGCGATGCCGCGCATTGCGAGTCTCCCGAAGGGCGCGCTCTGCCGGGCGTGGCGCCGGTCGCGATGCAGGAAGGTTGCTATGTAGCCGGGTTGATTGCCCACGACATCCGGAAGGAGCATCGCCGGTTCTTTCGCTACAGGGATCGTGGCATGTTAGCCACCATCGGCAGAGCCAAGGCCGTGGCCCGATTCGGACCTGTGTCGTCTTCGGGCCTGGTCGCCTGGCTGGCCTGGTCTTTCATCCATATATTTTTTTTGATCGGCTTCCGGAACCGGTTTCGGGTGATGGTGGAATGGATCTGGTACTACATCACGTTCAAGCCCGGTGCACGATTGATCTATGGGAAGCCGCGGGGATTGCGCGAAGAGGGAGCCGGGGAGGCGAATGGGCTGCCCTGA
- a CDS encoding PRC-barrel domain-containing protein, producing MMRQIAIYAGTIALLLATSSPGFTQGSREGGTSDSTMGKGAGTSTPRETINPDKKTDLTGGKQGVPEEYADTPVRQGKLEEEKGSKYANASVYNTQGAEIGKIHQVLKDTKTGDIEYVVFVPNESKRPIPIRWSQFVTKGDKLQLNLKKEDIQNPVSMNSSKDMSPDIKHYMDKMEQVREAPSAPGNPGIPGQKGPGATGPMGEESVGGGGPSGTSGLPPGQAPGFEGGHPSSKR from the coding sequence ATGATGCGACAAATAGCCATTTACGCCGGAACGATTGCTCTCTTACTCGCTACGAGTTCACCGGGATTCACGCAAGGATCCAGGGAAGGCGGGACATCCGATTCCACCATGGGGAAGGGTGCAGGAACGTCCACCCCGAGAGAAACGATCAATCCCGACAAGAAAACAGATCTGACCGGTGGAAAACAGGGAGTGCCTGAAGAATATGCGGATACACCGGTTCGACAGGGAAAACTCGAAGAGGAGAAAGGGAGCAAATACGCCAATGCTTCTGTGTACAATACACAGGGCGCCGAGATCGGCAAGATTCATCAAGTCTTGAAGGACACGAAGACCGGTGACATCGAATACGTCGTGTTCGTGCCCAACGAATCGAAGCGGCCGATTCCCATTCGCTGGAGTCAGTTTGTGACGAAGGGCGACAAACTTCAGTTGAATCTCAAGAAAGAAGACATTCAAAATCCGGTGTCCATGAACAGCAGCAAGGACATGTCGCCGGATATCAAGCACTATATGGATAAGATGGAACAGGTTCGCGAAGCGCCCTCCGCTCCCGGTAATCCCGGCATTCCAGGGCAGAAGGGGCCGGGTGCAACCGGGCCGATGGGTGAAGAAAGCGTGGGCGGTGGTGGCCCGAGTGGAACCAGTGGATTACCTCCCGGACAGGCCCCTGGATTCGAAGGCGGCCATCCGAGCAGCAAGCGCTAG
- a CDS encoding response regulator transcription factor, protein MSKARLVIADDHSIVLEAYRQLLEPEFEVVGTAENGQELLNIAPGLAPDIIMLDISMPTMNGLDVTKQLRAAVPRAKLIFVTMMSEPFYISQAFELGASGYVLKQSASTELLSALNAALKNQRYISPQLSLEVQDAIETPWVKPEGFSSKLTPRQQEVLQLLTKGFSTKEIAATMQVSTKAVEFHKGNITRRLGIRTTAELTRFALSQGLTKLDDQHP, encoded by the coding sequence GTGTCAAAAGCACGTCTCGTCATCGCCGATGACCACAGCATCGTGTTGGAGGCCTATCGCCAACTTCTCGAGCCGGAATTCGAAGTCGTCGGCACGGCCGAAAACGGTCAAGAGCTTCTGAACATCGCGCCGGGGCTGGCTCCCGATATCATCATGCTCGATATCTCCATGCCGACCATGAACGGCCTGGATGTCACGAAACAGCTGCGTGCCGCAGTACCCCGGGCGAAACTGATTTTTGTCACGATGATGAGCGAACCGTTTTACATTTCGCAGGCATTCGAACTGGGCGCCTCCGGCTATGTGCTCAAACAGTCGGCTTCCACCGAGCTCCTGTCGGCGCTGAATGCCGCCCTCAAGAATCAGCGCTATATCTCCCCGCAGCTCTCCCTGGAGGTGCAGGATGCCATTGAAACGCCGTGGGTGAAGCCGGAAGGATTCTCCTCCAAACTGACGCCGCGCCAACAGGAGGTGTTGCAACTTCTCACGAAGGGGTTTTCCACGAAGGAGATTGCGGCCACGATGCAGGTGTCGACCAAGGCGGTGGAATTCCACAAGGGCAATATCACGAGGCGCCTGGGCATCCGCACCACCGCGGAATTGACGAGGTTCGCCCTGTCACAGGGCCTCACCAAGCTGGACGACCAACATCCCTGA
- a CDS encoding superoxide dismutase yields MRKIDPYTAKSYDLFGLSGISDHSLAVHFGLYEGYVKAANSLRARLHEILSDGTVDQEEMPAYSELTRRLGFEYNGMILHEYYFGNLRRGGMDRPADGSPFGQAVERTFGSYDRWKTDFCSVGMLRGVGWAICNIDPSTGLVSNHWVSLHEHGNVAGFLPILVMDVWEHAYLLDYQPQERKQYIEAFFSNISWSAVEERLQAACSAPVVPR; encoded by the coding sequence ATGAGGAAGATCGACCCGTATACAGCAAAATCCTACGATCTGTTCGGATTGTCAGGCATTTCAGATCACAGTCTCGCGGTTCATTTCGGGCTGTACGAAGGGTATGTCAAGGCGGCGAATTCGTTGCGAGCCCGCTTACATGAGATACTCAGCGACGGGACGGTGGATCAAGAAGAAATGCCGGCCTACTCCGAACTGACGAGGCGCCTGGGGTTTGAATATAACGGAATGATCCTGCACGAATATTACTTCGGCAATCTCAGACGAGGAGGAATGGATCGTCCGGCGGACGGGTCGCCGTTCGGCCAGGCAGTCGAGCGGACCTTCGGGAGTTATGATCGTTGGAAGACGGACTTTTGCAGTGTGGGCATGTTGCGAGGTGTGGGCTGGGCGATCTGCAATATCGATCCCTCCACCGGCCTTGTCTCCAACCATTGGGTCTCGCTGCATGAGCATGGAAATGTTGCCGGCTTCCTGCCGATCCTCGTCATGGATGTGTGGGAACATGCGTACTTGCTGGATTATCAACCGCAGGAGCGGAAGCAGTATATCGAGGCATTCTTCAGCAACATCTCTTGGAGCGCGGTAGAGGAGCGACTGCAGGCCGCCTGTTCGGCCCCGGTCGTCCCGCGATGA